Proteins encoded by one window of Halosolutus gelatinilyticus:
- a CDS encoding sulfatase family protein produces MRILLIDIDSLRPDHLSAYGYDRATSPTIDGIADEGVRFDRCFVSDSPCLPSRTALATCRFGVKTGVVTHFGEGQWYDNPGSGHDVDPDRAMSFYQLAHEGVRTTSVSSFAERHMAYHFSGAFQESIQPTAETGLLAVEDGADVTDAAITWLDAHAREDDWLLHVNYWDVHHPYVGVDEYKDEVRESGDPAPWPDDEAIENQRGMTGTRTADLWPNPEEYGADWYEEKYGESPMPERIKGREDAVQIVDGYDAAIRKVDHEVKRLLAELEDARIREETAVIVTGDHGEALGEHGIYAEHSLPHPACQRVPLIVSWPGVTDDAAGSTVDEHVYQFDLMPTICELLDVPQPAKWDAEAFTPALRGEAFEGRDFVVSGHGIYTFGRAVYRDDWLYVRLLHPGVFHHPGLFNDPDLPNDGLELLHDLSEDPHQTENVIGERPDVAAELRSALDRWLVENTSDGWTEQRPVEARGRDPLAKMASYGPYLYVDPDDLVDLYQDLNRSDEQIKQIERSLAQFPTAPTDKR; encoded by the coding sequence ATGCGAATCCTGCTCATCGATATTGACTCGCTCCGCCCGGATCACCTGAGCGCGTACGGCTACGACCGCGCTACATCGCCGACGATCGACGGGATCGCCGATGAGGGGGTGCGGTTCGACCGCTGCTTCGTCTCGGACTCGCCGTGCCTCCCGAGTCGGACCGCGCTCGCGACGTGCCGGTTCGGCGTCAAGACCGGCGTCGTCACGCACTTCGGCGAGGGGCAATGGTACGACAATCCCGGTAGCGGCCACGATGTCGACCCCGATCGAGCGATGAGTTTCTACCAGCTCGCCCACGAGGGGGTCCGAACGACGTCGGTGAGCAGCTTCGCCGAGCGACATATGGCCTACCACTTCAGCGGCGCGTTCCAGGAATCGATCCAGCCGACCGCCGAGACCGGCCTGCTGGCAGTCGAGGACGGCGCGGACGTCACCGACGCTGCAATCACCTGGCTCGACGCCCACGCCCGGGAGGACGACTGGCTGCTCCACGTCAACTACTGGGACGTCCATCACCCGTATGTCGGCGTCGACGAGTACAAAGACGAGGTTCGCGAGTCGGGTGACCCGGCGCCGTGGCCGGACGACGAGGCGATCGAGAACCAACGCGGGATGACGGGCACGCGCACGGCGGACCTCTGGCCCAATCCGGAAGAGTACGGCGCGGACTGGTACGAGGAGAAGTACGGCGAGTCCCCGATGCCCGAGCGTATCAAGGGGCGCGAGGACGCCGTACAGATCGTGGACGGGTACGACGCCGCGATCCGCAAGGTCGACCACGAGGTTAAGCGACTGCTCGCGGAGCTCGAAGACGCGAGGATCCGGGAGGAGACGGCGGTGATCGTCACCGGCGATCACGGCGAGGCGTTGGGCGAGCACGGCATCTACGCGGAGCACTCGCTTCCCCACCCGGCCTGCCAGCGCGTCCCGCTGATCGTCTCCTGGCCCGGCGTCACGGATGACGCCGCCGGATCGACCGTCGACGAGCACGTCTACCAGTTCGACCTGATGCCGACGATCTGCGAACTGCTGGACGTGCCCCAGCCCGCCAAATGGGACGCCGAGGCGTTCACGCCCGCGCTCCGCGGCGAGGCGTTCGAGGGCCGCGACTTCGTCGTCTCCGGCCACGGCATCTACACGTTCGGCCGCGCCGTGTACCGCGACGACTGGCTGTACGTGCGGCTGCTCCACCCCGGCGTGTTCCACCATCCCGGGTTATTCAACGACCCTGATCTCCCGAACGACGGGCTGGAACTGCTCCACGATCTGAGCGAGGATCCCCACCAGACCGAGAACGTGATCGGCGAACGCCCCGACGTCGCCGCGGAACTCCGGAGCGCGCTCGACCGCTGGCTCGTCGAGAACACGTCCGACGGGTGGACCGAACAACGGCCCGTCGAGGCGCGGGGGAGAGATCCCCTTGCGAAGATGGCCTCGTACGGGCCGTACCTCTACGTCGATCCAGACGACCTCGTCGACCTCTACCAGGACCTGAACCGGTCGGACGAGCAGATCAAGCAGATCGAGCGGAGCCTCGCCCAGTTCCCGACGGCGCCTACGGACAAGCGATAG
- a CDS encoding alpha-L-arabinofuranosidase C-terminal domain-containing protein, protein MQERNLLAHSESTDSDVATVRIDTDAREQNEVNPYIWGKFCEHLGLNIYHGMEAQILFNPVFGEWNFRAGERRPSGGFVSENNHDKIERYVREHVRSLAYPESTDPDALLEAYHDGLAFGWLPTDADALRFSPDTGPSGNRAQRIEIGRAGEGVYQRTHLPAHRVREFEFRCKVRAADPTTASLSIAPTGGDPLSAASIDVDEDWQIVEGRIDLSDEEIDEDGIFEVALTTADPANLVVERVLLYPGDHVNYADPDIVEMLRESDLPLLRWPGGNFVSGYDWTDGVGPVDERPTRINPAWHGLEYNLFGTDEFIQFCAAVGCEPSICVNAGDGTPEEAAKWVEYCNGDPEKTEMGALRAEHGHPEPYDITYWEIGNELYGPWQVRWTTPAGNADRYERFREAMLEADPSIEVTATGQETNADTDWNDVLLEECGEDVRAISEHLLAGGTVDSTTDPDELYHAFMGYSGQLGEQLRDLRDRMEAAGIEDPKLDVTELQLFAHFQEDEDAGEAEELGRSEAGESEGKSDDGTLSPETMPTPATISEAVYDATIRHEFLRMGEFVELLTHSATVNHGGGLWKDGERVWANPCHYGRSMTAGLAGGEPARVELECDTISTENAFREIAPFDGVPAVDAFASVHEDGELVVVLANRRSADEPISVTLEVDAFDAAGEAAVETLSGETMYDENTRDDPKRIVPEPSSTSVENGTVELELPSYALTKLTIPSN, encoded by the coding sequence ATGCAAGAGCGTAATTTGCTCGCCCACTCCGAGTCGACCGACTCTGATGTGGCGACAGTACGGATCGACACCGACGCGCGCGAACAGAACGAGGTAAATCCATACATCTGGGGGAAGTTCTGCGAACACCTCGGCCTCAACATCTACCACGGGATGGAGGCCCAGATCCTCTTCAACCCGGTCTTCGGCGAGTGGAACTTCCGCGCCGGTGAACGCCGCCCCAGCGGCGGGTTCGTCAGCGAAAACAATCACGACAAGATCGAACGGTACGTCCGAGAACACGTCCGCTCGCTCGCGTACCCCGAGTCGACAGATCCGGACGCGCTCCTCGAAGCGTACCACGATGGCCTCGCGTTCGGCTGGCTGCCCACCGACGCCGACGCGTTGCGGTTCAGCCCGGACACCGGCCCCTCGGGAAACCGCGCCCAGCGAATCGAGATCGGACGCGCCGGTGAGGGCGTCTACCAGCGCACGCACCTCCCCGCCCACCGCGTACGCGAGTTCGAATTCCGCTGCAAGGTGCGGGCCGCCGATCCGACGACCGCCTCGCTCTCGATCGCCCCTACTGGCGGCGACCCGCTCTCCGCGGCGTCGATCGATGTCGACGAGGACTGGCAGATAGTCGAGGGCCGCATCGACCTCTCTGACGAGGAAATCGACGAGGACGGAATCTTCGAAGTCGCGCTGACAACGGCCGATCCCGCCAACCTCGTCGTCGAGCGCGTCCTGCTATACCCCGGCGATCACGTCAACTATGCCGATCCCGACATCGTCGAGATGCTCCGTGAGTCGGATTTACCGCTGCTGCGCTGGCCCGGCGGTAACTTCGTCTCTGGCTACGACTGGACCGACGGCGTCGGCCCCGTCGACGAGCGTCCGACCCGCATCAACCCGGCGTGGCACGGTCTGGAGTACAATCTATTCGGCACCGACGAGTTCATCCAGTTTTGCGCGGCCGTCGGCTGTGAGCCGTCGATCTGCGTGAACGCGGGCGACGGGACGCCCGAGGAGGCCGCGAAGTGGGTCGAGTACTGCAACGGCGACCCCGAGAAAACCGAGATGGGCGCCCTGCGCGCCGAGCACGGCCATCCCGAACCGTATGACATCACCTATTGGGAGATCGGCAATGAACTCTACGGGCCGTGGCAGGTTCGCTGGACGACGCCCGCGGGCAACGCCGACCGCTACGAGCGCTTCCGCGAGGCCATGCTCGAGGCCGACCCCTCGATCGAGGTGACCGCGACGGGCCAGGAGACCAACGCCGACACCGACTGGAACGACGTCCTCCTGGAGGAGTGCGGCGAGGACGTCCGGGCGATCTCCGAGCATCTGCTCGCCGGCGGCACCGTCGACTCCACGACGGATCCCGACGAGCTGTACCACGCGTTCATGGGCTACTCCGGCCAGCTGGGTGAGCAGCTCCGTGATCTCCGCGATCGGATGGAAGCGGCTGGTATCGAGGACCCCAAGCTGGACGTCACCGAACTCCAGCTGTTCGCGCACTTCCAGGAGGACGAGGACGCCGGCGAGGCCGAGGAACTGGGCCGCTCGGAAGCCGGCGAGAGTGAGGGCAAGAGCGACGACGGTACGCTTTCCCCGGAGACGATGCCGACGCCGGCGACGATCAGCGAGGCGGTGTACGATGCGACGATCCGCCACGAGTTCCTCCGGATGGGCGAGTTCGTCGAACTGCTGACCCACTCCGCGACCGTTAACCACGGCGGCGGTCTCTGGAAGGATGGCGAGCGCGTCTGGGCGAACCCGTGTCACTACGGCCGGTCGATGACCGCCGGCCTGGCCGGCGGCGAGCCCGCCCGCGTCGAACTCGAGTGCGACACCATCTCGACGGAGAACGCGTTCCGCGAGATCGCCCCGTTCGATGGCGTCCCCGCCGTCGACGCGTTCGCGTCGGTCCACGAGGACGGCGAGCTCGTCGTCGTGCTGGCCAACCGCCGCAGCGCCGACGAGCCGATCTCGGTGACGCTGGAGGTCGACGCGTTCGACGCGGCCGGCGAGGCGGCCGTCGAGACGCTCAGTGGAGAGACGATGTACGACGAGAACACCCGCGACGATCCCAAGCGCATCGTCCCCGAGCCCTCGTCCACGTCCGTCGAGAACGGAACGGTCGAACTCGAGCTCCCGTCGTACGCGCTGACGAAGCTGACGATCCCTTCGAACTGA